The Hylaeus volcanicus isolate JK05 unplaced genomic scaffold, UHH_iyHylVolc1.0_haploid 8245, whole genome shotgun sequence sequence CGCACGCTGCCGTCATTGACTCCCGAAACCAGTCAGCTTCCCGATCGACGTCCGCGACCGGTCCAGCCGGGGCATCCGGCCAGGACGCGACGAGGGCGGCCGCCATCAGGGCGTCCTTCTCCAAGCGCTTCAGCGCCCATCTGCGCGGCGGTCGGCCCGGCGTGGGTCCGCGAGCGGGATGGTACTGAGGGGCAGCGGAGACATCCATAAAGATGTAGGGGTGGTCACTAAGGGACTCCACCTCCTCCACTACCCTCCACCCCGACACGAGACGCGAGGCGGCAGGCGTCGCCCACGACAAGTCGACGATTGACTCGCCCTGCCACCGCACGCACGTGTTCACGGACCCCCGGTTAAGCAGCCGGAGGTCCGCGCTCGCCGCCCACTCCAGCACCGCCCGACCCCTCGCGTCCGTTGCCGGGCCACCCCACGCCATGGACTTGGCGTTGAAGTCGCCCAGCACGTGCGTTCGGGCTACTGGAGAGCGGGACAATGCGTCCCGGATCCCGTCCAGCAGCCACTCGAACGCCGCGAGGGGGGCACTCGGAGGGGCGTATGTCACGTCTTGTTTCAGATCAAAATGCCGCAGAACGACGACAGGAAGACGCGAAAAAGCGGGTTCGTCAACTGTTTAGAGGCCTGGCGGACGAATACACGTCCCTACAAGCGTAGCAGTCGATATTGGAAGTTTAAgggcaataataataatgacgatttatttgtaattatttattataaaaataaagattctcACACCACTCGTATATGGGCGCTGgtatcgaattatttaaaatgtcccCGTAATTGTTAACATATGTCCTCAAAAGATATCCCGGAATTTCGAAATGGTCATTTACCTTGGGAGCCGTGGTTGTACCGATGGTTTCCAAATAAGAGTCCTCGTCGCCGTC is a genomic window containing:
- the LOC128882262 gene encoding uncharacterized protein LOC128882262; the encoded protein is MAWGGPATDARGRAVLEWAASADLRLLNRGSVNTCVRWQGESIVDLSWATPAASRLVSGWRVVEEVESLSDHPYIFMDVSAAPQYHPARGPTPGRPPRRWALKRLEKDALMAAALVASWPDAPAGPVADVDREADWFRESMTAACEAAMPRAKKLPRRAAYWWSDEIAALRATCSAARRRFTRARRRRNRDPAREVALFEVYREDTVDLQRAIRRAKASACGELLGTLDKDGG